The DNA segment ACGCGCCCATCGGACCCGTGTGATGATGCGCCTGCAAACGTTCCCACAATTTCCAGCGCCGCGGAAGGGACCGCTCCCCGATGCCCGAAAGCCCCCTCCACCCCGATCGCGCGCGGCACCCGGTCCCCACCGCGGCTCCGGCTCGCGGTCTGCATCCCGACCGCGCCCTGCCTGCCGACCCGGCTCTCCGGGGCATCGCCAGGGAAATCTTCGCGGCCACGCGGGAACTGCCGATCGTGTCGATGCACGGGCACGTCGACGCCGCGGTGTTCGCCGGGAACGACGCGTTCGCCGACCCGGCCGCGCTCCTCGTCACGCCGGACCACTACCTCGTCCGGATGCTGCTGTCCCGCGGCGTACCCCATGACGCCCTCGGCGTACCGCGCCACGACGGCCGCCCGGTGGAGACCGACCCCCGCGCGATCTGGCGGACCTTCGCCGCGCACTGGAAGCTGTTCCGCGGCACCCCGACCCGGTTCTGGCTGGAACACGAACTCGCCGAGGTCTTCGGCATCGGCACGAAGCTGGGTCCGGAGACCGCCGACGCCGTCTACGACGAACTGGCCGCCAAGCTCGCCGAACCGCGATTCCGGCCGCGGGCCCTGCTCGACGCGTTCGCCATCGAGGTCATCTCGACGACGGACGCCGCCACGGCTTCGCTGACCGAGCACCGGACACTGGCCGCACAGGGCTGGGGTGAACGCATCGTCCCGACCTTCCGCCCTGATGCCCTGCTGGACGTGGCGAAGCCCGGCTGGCCGGCAGCGATCGCGGCGCTCGCAGCGGCCACCGGAACCGACATTTCCTCATACAGCGCCTTCATTGCCGCGATCGAACAGCGCCGCGCCGTCTTCAAGGCCGCCGGCGCCCGGGCCACGGATCACGGCCATCAGAGCGCCGACACCACGCCGCTCGCCCCCGCCGACGCCGCCCGGCTTTTCCGGTCGGCACTGAACCGGACGATCACCGCGCCCGAGGCCGCCGCCTTCCTCGCTCACCTGCTGTTCGAGATGGCCCGCATGTCCAGCGAGGACGGCCTCACCATGCAGCTGCACCCCGGTGTGCTGCGCGACTACGACCCGGCGGTGTTCGCCGCGCGCGGACCGGACGTCGGCTACGACATCCCGGTCCCGTCCGACTACACCCGATCACTGCGCCCTCTGCTGAACGCTTTCGGACACCACCCGAACCTCCGCCTGATCGTCTTCACCGTCGACGAGACTGCTTTCAGCCGCGAGCTGGCACCCCTCGCCGGCGTCTACCCGGCGATGCTGCTCGGCGCGCCGTGGTGGTTCCTGGATACGCCGGAGGGGATGCGCCGCTTCCGGGAGACGGTCACCGACACCGCGGGTTTCGCCAACACGGCCGGTTTCGTCGACGACACCCGAGCCTTCCTCTCCATCCCGGCCCGCCACGACCTGGCCCGCCGCATCGACGCCGGCCACCTCGCCCGCCTCGTCGCCGAGCACCGCCTGGACCTGGACGAGGCCATCGACACTGCCCGCGACCTGGCCTACGAGCTGCCGAAAGCCGCCTACCCGAAGCCGGCCACCGCTGCCTCCACCGCCTCGGCCTCCACCAGCGCCTCCACTTCCGCTCCCGCCTCCACTTCCGCTCCCGCCTCCGCTTCCGCTTCCGCTTCCGCTTCCGCTTCCGCTTCCGCGCGAGTTGACAGCACATCTCCCCATCGCACCGAGGTCGATGCCGCATGAGCCCTTCGCCGCTTGCTGAACACGCGCTGCTGCTCCACCCGGACGACGACGTCGCGGTCGCCCTGCGTGACCTGCCGCCGGGTCTCACCCTGACGCACGGCGGGCTGAGCGTTGCGGTCACGGCAGCGATCCCCCAAGGTCACAAGCTGGCGGTACGCGCGAAGCCCACCGGCGAGACAGTGACCAAATACGGTCAGGTCATCGGCCGGACGACAAGCCCCGTGCACCCGGGCGACCATGTGCACACCCACAACCTCACGATGGACTCCGTCAATCCGGTGTACGAGTTCGGCACCGGCCGGGTTCGCGTCCCACACAGCGGAGTCCTTCGTACATGGGAAGGCTTTGAACGCGCCGGAGGCGCCGTCGGAACGCGGAACTATGTCGGGATCGTGACCTCCGTCAACTGCTCGGCGTCGACCGCCCGGATGATCGCCGACCAGTTCCGCGGGCCGATCATGGATGCCTGGCCGAACGTCGACGGCGTGGTGGCGCTGACCCACGACTCCGGGTGCGGCATGGTGCCGTCGAGCGAGGGCGGCCAGATCCTGCGGCGGACGTTGCGCGGGTACGCCGCCCATCCGAACGTCGGCGCCGTCCTCGCCATCGGCCTGGGCTGCGAGATGCTGGCCGTGGACGCGCTGCTCGACGACCTGCCCGCCCCGGCCGACACCATCGTCGAACGCCTGATCATTCAGGACCAGGGTGGTGTGCGGGCGACCGTCCGCGCCGGCGTCACCGCGGTCCGCGCCCTGATCGAACAGCTGGACCAGCGCCGCCGCACCACCGTCCCGGCGTCACGGCTCATTCTCGGGCTGAACTGCGGCGGCTCGGACGGCTACTCCGGCATCACCGCGAACCCGGCCCTCGGCTACGCCTCCGACCTGCTGGTGGCGCAGGGCGCGACGACGGTGCTGGCCGAGACGCCGGAGGTGTTCGGCGCGGAGCATCTGCTGACCCGACGCGCCGTCGACGAGACGGTCGGCCGCAGACTGCTGGACCGGATCGCGTGGTGGCACTCCTATGTCGCAGCCGGCGGCGGCACCCTCGACAACAACCCGTCGCCGGGCAACAAGGCGGGCGGCCTCACCACGATCCTGGAGAAGTCGCTGGGCGCGGTCGCGAAGGGTGGGACGGCCGAGCTCACCGCCGTCTACGAATACGCCGAACCGATCACCGCCCCCGGCTTCACCTTCATGGACACGCCCGGCTACGACCCCGTCTCGGTGACCGGTCTCGTAGCCGGCGGCGCCACCCTGGTCTGCTTCACCACCGGCCGCGGCTCGGTCCTCGGCACCAAACCCGTCCCGACGTTGAAGGTCGCGACGAACACCGAGATGTACGAGCGGATGCGCGAGGACATGGACCTCGACGCCGGCCCCATCGCCACCGGTGACGCGACGGTGGAGGAGATCGGCGGCCAGATCTTCGAGGCGCTGCTGGAGGTGGCATCCGGCCGCATCACCGTGAGCGAGGACCTCGACCTGGGCCGCGACGAGTTCGTGCCGTGGCAGCTGGGAGCCGTCACCTGAGTTCACCGGGAAGGCGCCGGCTCGGCGGAGTGTGACCGGCCACTTAGGATGGCGATCATGTCATCGAGCCGGCTCGACCGTCAGTACGAAGCCAACGAGCACGCCGGGCTGGCGAAGCAGGCGTATACCGCCGACCGGCTGGACGAGGCGATCGCCCATATCGGCCGGGCGATCGCCGTCCTGCGGGCGCTGCTGGCCACGGAACCGGCCGACGCCCAGACAGAACGCCTGCTGGCCGGGCAGTTGGAGAACCGCGCGGGCATACTGGGCTCGCTGGGAAGCTACCCGCAGGCGATCGCCGACGCCTCGGAGGCGTTGCGGATCTACCAGCGGCTGGAGGCCGACTGGCCGTCCATGGCGGCGTTGCGGGCCACCGCGCAGGGAAGGCTGGGACGCATGCTCGCCTTCGCCGGCCCGCAAGCCGATGCGACCGCCGGGTCCGCCCGGGAGCACGCGGCGGCCGCCGTGCGCACCTACCGGGAGCTGGTGGCTACGGACCCCGCACAGCGCAGCGGGCTGGCCCACATGTGCCGCCTCGAAGGTGATGTGCTGCTCGTCCTCGACGGGGCCGCCTCGTCCGGCTCCCTCGCGGCCTACGCGGCCGCCGTCGCCGCCTTCCGTGAGCTGGGCCCGCAGCTGTCCGACCCGGACCAGCGCGTATTCGCCGAGGCGGCGCTGCGCCTGGCGTACGGGCTGGGCGAGGCGGAGCGACTCGACGAGGCCCACGACGCCGCGCGGGAGGCGGTGGAGCAGCAACAAGCGCTGGCGGCCGGCGGTGACGGGGCGAATGCCGACTACGTCCGCGCTCTGTACCTGCTGGGTACGCTCGGGCGGGAGCTGGACGACCCGGAGGGCGAGCAGAGCTTGGTTGACGCCGCTTACGTGATCTCGGTGATGACGCTGGACGGCAAACCCTTGCCCGCGGACGTCGCCGCGATGCGCGATCAACTCGAAGGAGTGTGAGAGACGCCCTGGCTATCGCCGACCGTCTCGCCGAAGGGATCGTCTCGGTGCTCGGGGCGGACGTCCGCTCGGTCATCCTGCACGGCTCGCTCGCGACCGGCGACTTCCGGCCCGGGCGCAGCGACATCGACCTTCTGGTCATCACCGACGGCGGGGTCACCCGGGAGCAGGCTTTCGCGCTGCGTGACCTCCTCTCCCCCGAGCCGGTCGACCTCCATGTGGTGACCTCCGCGGTCGCCGGCAAGCCGTCCCGCTCGCCCGCCGTGGAGGTCTATCTCGGTCACGGTGACTTCTCGGACGGCATCGCGGCCGACGCCGACCTGCCGACCGAACTGTCGGTGGCCCGCGCGCACGGCCGCGCCCTGTACGGCCCGGAGCCGTCCACCGTGATCGCGCCCATCCCCGACCACTGGATCGTGGAGCGCGGGCGGCACTGGCTACGCACGTGGCAGTCGCTGACCGGCGACGCCGAGCATGCCGCGTTCATGGTGCTGACCGCCTGCCGCATCTGGCGGTTCGCCGCCGAGGGGACGCACTGCTCGAAACCGGAGGCGGCCCGGTGGGCGCTGGCCCGGGACCCGTCTCTCACCGCCGTGGGTCAGGCCCTGCGCCCGCCCGCCACCATCGACGAGGCAGCGATCGGCGCCGTGCTGGAGGCCGCCCTGGCAGCGACGTCACGTGAGGCGGCGGCGGATCCACCACAGTGAGAGGGCGGACAGTGCTCCGGTCAGCGCGATGAGAACCCCGAACTCCCGCCACTGCAGCATCCAGAATTGACTGCCGGGTACGTACACCACCTTCTGGCTGAGGTTCTGCGACTCCAGCCAGACCGGGCACGTCCGGTGGTCGTCCGGCGCGTCCGGGCCGCAGACCGCCGGGTCGGCCGGGCCGGTGAACTCGGCGCCGGATGCGGTGATCACGGTGCTCGACAGGATCCAGGCGTTCCTGATCGACGGCTCGACGTGCAGCGTGATCTCGTGGGTGCTGCCGTTCATCGAGATGCCGTACCGGCCCCGCACGTCCAGCGGGACCGTCACGGTGATCGGGTCGGCCAGCAACGGGCGGACCACCAGCGGGCCGGCGATCTGCAGGCCGGCGACGACGAGCAGGGTGACCGCCATCGCGGCGACGGTCCGGCGCAGCAGGAGACCGGCGGTCACGCCGACGACGAACGCGAGGAGGGCGTACCCGACCGGCACGAGACCGCGGGCGCCGAAGACCAGCGGGTTGAGCCGGTCCCCGGAGGCCGCGTCGATCAGCGTTGCCCAGCGGCTCAGTGCCAGGCTGAGCAGCCCGGTGCCGAGCGCGGCGGCCAGGCCGACGACGCCCAGCTTGACGAGCAGCCAGCGGCCCCGGCTCACCGACTGGCTGAAGACCATCCGGTACGTCCCGGTCTCCAGTTCGCGGGCGACCAGCGGCGCACCCCAGAAGAGACCCAGCAGCACTGGGACCAGCACCAGGATCACGACGGCCGCCTTGTTGAGGTCGCCGGCCACCTCCGGTTGCAGCAGGTCCATGAAGTTCGCCGCGGCGGCCGCGCAGGCGTCCGTCGTACAGCCGTGATAGCCGGCCTGTGCCGCGAGGCCGGTCACCTGCGTCCAGGTCAGCGCCAAGCCGGCCAGCAGCGCCAGCAGCAGCGCGCCGGAGATCAGGGCCGACGCCCGGAACTGCCGCCAGGTCAACCAGATCATCGCTGCCCCTCCAGGATCCGCTCGGTCCCGTTCGTCTCGCCGCCGCTCATGTACGCCAGCACGATGTCCTCCAGGCTCAGCCGATCCACCTGCCACGACGGGTCGTCGATCGGGGCGGTGCTGCGGACGACCAGGGTGGACTGCACGTCGGTGTGACTCTGGTCGATCACCGCCCGGCCGGGGCCCGGATCCGGGTCGCGGCGCGGCCCCACCAGGCGGTGATGGGTGGCGAGCAGCTCGTCGACGTCGCCGGCCACCCGTACCCGGGAAGCGACCAGGACGACCAGGTGATCGCAGACCCGTTCCAGGTCGGCAACGAGGTGCGAGGACATCACGATGCTGATGCCGTTCTCCGCGGCCAGCTCCATCAGCCCCTGCAGGAAGTTGCGCCGCGCGAGCGGGTCGAGCGCTGCCACCGGCTCGTCGAGCAGCAGCAGGTCCGGCCGTTTCGCGGCGGCGACGGTCAGCGCCAGCTGGGCCCGCTGGCCACCGGAGAGCCGGCCCGCCCTCTGCGTCGGGTCGAGGCCGACCTGGCTGATCCGGCGCAGGGCCAGCGCGTCGTCCCAGGACGGGTTGAGGTGCGCGCCCATCCGCAGGTGCTCGGCAACCGTCAGTCCGGCGTAGACCGGGGTGTCCTGGGCGACGAAGCCGACCCGTGGCGATCCGCTGACCGGCCGCTCACCGAGGACCTCGATCCGCCCCGCGGTCGGATCGAGGAGCCCGCAGGCCAGCTGGAGCAGGGTGGACTTGCCGGCGCCGTTCGGGCCGACCAGGC comes from the Actinoplanes sp. OR16 genome and includes:
- the uxaC gene encoding glucuronate isomerase, with protein sequence MPESPLHPDRARHPVPTAAPARGLHPDRALPADPALRGIAREIFAATRELPIVSMHGHVDAAVFAGNDAFADPAALLVTPDHYLVRMLLSRGVPHDALGVPRHDGRPVETDPRAIWRTFAAHWKLFRGTPTRFWLEHELAEVFGIGTKLGPETADAVYDELAAKLAEPRFRPRALLDAFAIEVISTTDAATASLTEHRTLAAQGWGERIVPTFRPDALLDVAKPGWPAAIAALAAATGTDISSYSAFIAAIEQRRAVFKAAGARATDHGHQSADTTPLAPADAARLFRSALNRTITAPEAAAFLAHLLFEMARMSSEDGLTMQLHPGVLRDYDPAVFAARGPDVGYDIPVPSDYTRSLRPLLNAFGHHPNLRLIVFTVDETAFSRELAPLAGVYPAMLLGAPWWFLDTPEGMRRFRETVTDTAGFANTAGFVDDTRAFLSIPARHDLARRIDAGHLARLVAEHRLDLDEAIDTARDLAYELPKAAYPKPATAASTASASTSASTSAPASTSAPASASASASASASASARVDSTSPHRTEVDAA
- a CDS encoding ABC transporter permease subunit, producing the protein MIWLTWRQFRASALISGALLLALLAGLALTWTQVTGLAAQAGYHGCTTDACAAAAANFMDLLQPEVAGDLNKAAVVILVLVPVLLGLFWGAPLVARELETGTYRMVFSQSVSRGRWLLVKLGVVGLAAALGTGLLSLALSRWATLIDAASGDRLNPLVFGARGLVPVGYALLAFVVGVTAGLLLRRTVAAMAVTLLVVAGLQIAGPLVVRPLLADPITVTVPLDVRGRYGISMNGSTHEITLHVEPSIRNAWILSSTVITASGAEFTGPADPAVCGPDAPDDHRTCPVWLESQNLSQKVVYVPGSQFWMLQWREFGVLIALTGALSALSLWWIRRRLT
- a CDS encoding ABC transporter ATP-binding protein, whose protein sequence is MTSALLAEDLTKRYGRRTALSGCTLDIPAGHVTGLVGPNGAGKSTLLQLACGLLDPTAGRIEVLGERPVSGSPRVGFVAQDTPVYAGLTVAEHLRMGAHLNPSWDDALALRRISQVGLDPTQRAGRLSGGQRAQLALTVAAAKRPDLLLLDEPVAALDPLARRNFLQGLMELAAENGISIVMSSHLVADLERVCDHLVVLVASRVRVAGDVDELLATHHRLVGPRRDPDPGPGRAVIDQSHTDVQSTLVVRSTAPIDDPSWQVDRLSLEDIVLAYMSGGETNGTERILEGQR
- a CDS encoding nucleotidyltransferase domain-containing protein, whose product is MRDALAIADRLAEGIVSVLGADVRSVILHGSLATGDFRPGRSDIDLLVITDGGVTREQAFALRDLLSPEPVDLHVVTSAVAGKPSRSPAVEVYLGHGDFSDGIAADADLPTELSVARAHGRALYGPEPSTVIAPIPDHWIVERGRHWLRTWQSLTGDAEHAAFMVLTACRIWRFAAEGTHCSKPEAARWALARDPSLTAVGQALRPPATIDEAAIGAVLEAALAATSREAAADPPQ
- a CDS encoding UxaA family hydrolase, whose protein sequence is MSPSPLAEHALLLHPDDDVAVALRDLPPGLTLTHGGLSVAVTAAIPQGHKLAVRAKPTGETVTKYGQVIGRTTSPVHPGDHVHTHNLTMDSVNPVYEFGTGRVRVPHSGVLRTWEGFERAGGAVGTRNYVGIVTSVNCSASTARMIADQFRGPIMDAWPNVDGVVALTHDSGCGMVPSSEGGQILRRTLRGYAAHPNVGAVLAIGLGCEMLAVDALLDDLPAPADTIVERLIIQDQGGVRATVRAGVTAVRALIEQLDQRRRTTVPASRLILGLNCGGSDGYSGITANPALGYASDLLVAQGATTVLAETPEVFGAEHLLTRRAVDETVGRRLLDRIAWWHSYVAAGGGTLDNNPSPGNKAGGLTTILEKSLGAVAKGGTAELTAVYEYAEPITAPGFTFMDTPGYDPVSVTGLVAGGATLVCFTTGRGSVLGTKPVPTLKVATNTEMYERMREDMDLDAGPIATGDATVEEIGGQIFEALLEVASGRITVSEDLDLGRDEFVPWQLGAVT